One window of Microbacterium sp. Root61 genomic DNA carries:
- a CDS encoding TetR/AcrR family transcriptional regulator encodes MPQYAVPARKRPRGRPRGGESDTRERIIAAAIEEFSEHGYDAATMRGIAARAGVDAALLHHYFGTKADLFGETVDAPMRPDIDIPAILTGPRDELGERIVRYVLEVWEQPEQRKRGVLLLRAGLGNRLTTPLLAGFLSRELLGRIAASLEGPDVELRASLVATQVAGLLIGRYILQLPALVGASVDELVVRVGATVQNYLLG; translated from the coding sequence ATGCCCCAGTACGCGGTGCCCGCTCGCAAGCGCCCTCGTGGTCGCCCACGCGGCGGCGAGTCGGACACGCGGGAACGGATCATCGCGGCGGCGATCGAGGAGTTCAGCGAGCACGGGTACGACGCCGCGACGATGCGGGGGATCGCAGCGCGGGCCGGAGTGGACGCGGCGCTGCTGCACCACTACTTCGGGACCAAGGCCGACCTGTTCGGCGAGACGGTCGATGCGCCGATGCGTCCCGACATCGACATCCCGGCGATCCTGACGGGGCCGCGCGACGAGCTGGGCGAGCGGATCGTCCGCTATGTCCTGGAGGTGTGGGAGCAGCCCGAGCAGCGCAAGCGCGGGGTGCTGCTGCTGCGGGCGGGGCTCGGCAATCGGCTCACGACGCCCCTGCTGGCCGGATTCCTGTCCCGCGAGCTGCTGGGGCGCATCGCGGCGAGTCTGGAGGGACCGGATGTGGAGCTTCGGGCATCGCTCGTGGCGACCCAGGTCGCGGGGCTGCTGATCGGTCGATACATCCTGCAGCTGCCGGCGCTCGTGGGCGCTTCGGTCGATGAGCTGGTCGTGCGGGTGGGGGCGACCGTGCAGAACTACCTCCTCGGCTGA
- a CDS encoding ABC transporter ATP-binding protein produces MMNRDAAAHPVVSVRGLHVRRGKVPVFDGLDVEIPRGQITGLLGPSGCGKTTLMRSIVGVQKVQSGTVTVLGHPAGTAPLRHRVAYDTQAASVYGDITIEQNLRYFARLIGAPRGDVDRVIAQVGLTGQASQTADSLSGGQENRVSLAVAMLGSPELLVLDEPTVGLDPVLRAELWRVFRDLADAGATLIVSSHVMDEALRCDRLILMRAGRIISDTTPDGLLADTGVDDPDAAFLALVERDERAHHAVPSSRREARAAAEAGSEPEAAGPAASESAAPGPEPGPSNEPRAEASGDPGDPGDSTEDPSSRGEGPRS; encoded by the coding sequence ATGATGAATAGGGATGCCGCAGCGCACCCGGTGGTCTCGGTGCGGGGCCTGCACGTACGCCGCGGAAAGGTGCCGGTGTTCGACGGACTCGACGTCGAGATCCCGCGCGGACAGATCACCGGTCTGCTCGGGCCATCCGGCTGCGGCAAGACGACGCTGATGCGCTCGATCGTCGGGGTGCAGAAGGTCCAGTCGGGCACCGTGACGGTGCTCGGGCACCCCGCCGGTACGGCACCGCTGCGGCATCGCGTCGCGTACGACACCCAGGCGGCGTCCGTCTACGGCGACATCACGATCGAGCAGAACCTGCGCTACTTCGCACGGTTGATCGGCGCGCCGCGTGGCGACGTCGACCGCGTGATCGCGCAGGTCGGACTCACCGGACAGGCCTCGCAGACGGCGGACTCGCTGAGTGGCGGCCAGGAGAACCGGGTGTCGCTCGCCGTCGCGATGCTGGGTTCGCCGGAGCTCCTCGTCCTGGACGAGCCGACCGTCGGGCTGGACCCGGTGCTGCGCGCCGAGCTGTGGCGCGTCTTCCGGGATCTTGCCGACGCCGGCGCGACACTCATCGTCAGCAGCCACGTGATGGACGAGGCCCTGAGGTGCGACCGGCTCATCCTCATGCGCGCGGGCCGCATCATCTCCGACACGACCCCCGACGGTCTCCTCGCCGACACAGGCGTGGACGATCCGGATGCCGCGTTCCTCGCGCTCGTCGAGCGTGACGAGCGGGCGCACCACGCTGTGCCGTCGTCGCGACGTGAAGCGCGGGCGGCGGCCGAGGCGGGGTCGGAGCCTGAGGCTGCTGGCCCTGCGGCGTCGGAGTCTGCGGCCCCCGGGCCGGAGCCTGGGCCGTCGAACGAACCTCGGGCCGAGGCATCCGGCGACCCTGGGGACCCCGGCGACTCGACCGAGGATCCGTCGTCGCGCGGAGAGGGGCCGCGCTCATGA
- a CDS encoding ABC transporter permease codes for MTTHVLSDTRVLTGRSLTHILRSPDTIITTAVTPIALMLLFTYVLGGAINTGSDESYIDYMLPGILLITIASGIAYTAYRLFLDMQGGIFERFQSMPIARSSVLWAHVLTSLVANMVSVAIVIGVALLMGFRTGASFGVWLAVAGILILFTLALTWLAVIAGLSAKTVDGASAFSYPLIFLPFISSAFVPTDTMPAPVAWFAENQPVTSIVNTIRALFAEQPVGNDIWIALAWLVGILVVAYAFAIAIYRRKLS; via the coding sequence ATGACCACTCACGTCCTCAGCGACACCCGTGTCCTCACCGGTCGCTCGCTGACTCACATCCTCCGCAGTCCCGACACGATCATCACCACGGCGGTCACCCCGATCGCGCTGATGCTGCTGTTCACCTACGTGCTGGGCGGTGCGATCAACACCGGATCCGACGAGTCGTACATCGACTACATGCTTCCGGGCATCCTGCTCATCACGATCGCGTCGGGCATCGCGTACACCGCGTACCGGCTGTTCCTGGACATGCAGGGCGGCATCTTCGAACGCTTCCAGTCGATGCCGATCGCGAGGTCCAGCGTGCTGTGGGCCCACGTGCTCACGTCGCTGGTGGCGAACATGGTCTCCGTCGCGATCGTGATCGGCGTCGCCCTCCTGATGGGCTTCCGCACCGGAGCATCCTTCGGAGTGTGGCTGGCGGTGGCCGGGATCCTGATCCTGTTCACCCTCGCATTGACCTGGCTCGCGGTGATCGCGGGGCTCTCCGCCAAAACGGTCGACGGCGCCAGCGCCTTCAGCTATCCGCTGATCTTCCTGCCATTCATCAGTTCGGCCTTCGTGCCGACCGACACGATGCCCGCTCCGGTGGCCTGGTTCGCCGAGAACCAGCCGGTGACCTCCATCGTGAACACGATCCGCGCGCTGTTCGCCGAGCAGCCGGTCGGCAACGACATCTGGATCGCCCTGGCGTGGCTCGTGGGGATCCTCGTCGTCGCCTACGCGTTCGCGATCGCGATCTACCGACGCAAGCTCAGCTGA
- a CDS encoding VOC family protein — translation MRLVQIAQHADDLDRAATFYSALLGVEPAARFDPPGLLFFDLDGVRLLLDRGAPTSLVYLGVENVHAVIERLDGLAEVISPPHVIFRHEDDTLGPAGHEEWQAFVRDSEGNTVGLIAFQRP, via the coding sequence ATGAGACTCGTACAGATCGCGCAGCACGCCGACGACCTCGATCGTGCGGCGACGTTCTACTCCGCGCTGCTCGGCGTGGAACCCGCCGCGAGATTCGACCCGCCCGGACTGCTCTTCTTCGACCTCGACGGGGTCCGTCTGCTGCTGGATCGCGGCGCACCGACGTCGCTGGTCTACCTCGGAGTCGAGAACGTGCACGCCGTGATCGAGCGCCTCGACGGCCTCGCCGAGGTCATCTCGCCGCCGCACGTGATCTTCCGGCACGAGGACGACACGCTCGGCCCGGCCGGGCACGAAGAATGGCAGGCGTTCGTCCGCGACTCCGAGGGCAACACCGTCGGGCTCATCGCGTTTCAACGACCCTGA
- a CDS encoding glycoside hydrolase family 2 protein: MTLLTPWGESLDREAPLPEYPRPQLVREGWQNLNGPWRYAVTPFAASDPVAVADPLKAPSEWSGEIVVPFSPETVLSGTGWTDAGRRLHADETLWYRRSFRLAPVPATHRVLLHFGAVDQSAVVAVDGVRVGGHTGGYTPFTLDITDALAADDTHELTVAVRDVTDASWLSRGKQSSKRGGIWYTPQSGIWQTVWLEVVPRVAVDRLVLVPDLDGVEVTVVSEHAAPGTVAAVRISGAGEVAASVSVAVGEAARIAIPGARRWSPEDPFLYDIEVTLGEDRVRSYTGLRTVGMAPDAHGVPRLTLNGEPYLHVGLLDQGYWPDGGYTAPSDAALEYDVRLAKDLGYNMLRKHIKIEPLRWYHHCDRLGILVWQDVVNGGGVYNPLVVSAPAIASPVLDDRKHRRFGRADAAGRGAYRVELVETIEHLRSVPSVVLWVPFNEGWGQFDAAAIAAEVRTLDPTRPIDHASGWHDQGAGDLHSLHVYFRAFRVKNAWSSDPRALALTEYGGYSLVVPGHEWGERVFGYKKFTSAGDLETAFVRLHDREIAPAVARGLAAIVYTQLSDVEDEVNGLVTYDRRVVKIPAASVRAVNEKLVAAATAASEGSLT; this comes from the coding sequence ATGACACTGCTGACTCCGTGGGGGGAATCCCTCGATCGCGAGGCGCCGCTCCCCGAGTACCCGCGCCCGCAGCTGGTGCGCGAGGGATGGCAGAACCTCAACGGACCGTGGCGCTACGCCGTGACGCCGTTCGCGGCATCCGATCCCGTGGCGGTCGCCGACCCCCTGAAGGCGCCCTCGGAGTGGTCCGGCGAGATCGTCGTGCCCTTCTCGCCCGAGACCGTGCTGTCCGGCACGGGATGGACGGACGCCGGGCGCAGGCTGCACGCCGACGAGACGCTCTGGTATCGGCGGTCCTTCCGGCTCGCTCCGGTGCCCGCGACCCATCGCGTGCTGCTCCACTTCGGCGCCGTCGACCAGAGTGCGGTCGTCGCAGTGGACGGGGTGCGCGTCGGCGGCCACACGGGCGGCTACACGCCGTTCACGCTCGACATCACCGACGCGCTGGCCGCCGATGACACACACGAACTGACCGTCGCCGTGCGGGATGTGACGGATGCCTCGTGGCTGAGTCGCGGCAAGCAGTCCAGCAAGCGCGGGGGCATCTGGTACACGCCGCAATCCGGCATCTGGCAGACCGTGTGGCTCGAGGTCGTGCCGCGCGTCGCCGTGGATCGCCTCGTGCTCGTGCCCGATCTCGACGGCGTCGAGGTGACCGTCGTCAGCGAGCACGCCGCGCCGGGGACGGTCGCCGCCGTGCGGATCTCCGGTGCCGGCGAGGTCGCGGCATCCGTCTCCGTGGCCGTCGGCGAGGCGGCGCGGATCGCGATTCCGGGCGCGCGACGGTGGTCACCGGAGGATCCCTTCCTCTACGACATCGAGGTGACGCTCGGCGAGGACCGGGTCCGCAGCTACACCGGCCTCCGCACCGTCGGGATGGCGCCGGACGCACACGGCGTGCCTCGCCTGACGCTGAACGGCGAGCCGTACCTCCACGTCGGGCTGCTCGACCAGGGCTACTGGCCGGACGGGGGCTACACCGCACCGAGCGACGCGGCGCTCGAGTACGACGTGCGCCTCGCCAAGGACCTCGGCTACAACATGCTGCGCAAGCACATCAAGATCGAGCCGTTGCGCTGGTACCACCACTGCGATCGGCTCGGGATCCTCGTCTGGCAGGACGTCGTCAACGGCGGCGGGGTGTACAACCCGCTCGTGGTGAGCGCGCCCGCGATCGCCTCTCCCGTGCTCGACGACCGCAAGCATCGCCGGTTCGGTCGCGCGGACGCGGCGGGACGCGGCGCCTATCGCGTGGAGCTCGTCGAGACGATCGAGCATCTCCGCTCGGTACCCAGCGTCGTGCTGTGGGTGCCGTTCAACGAGGGCTGGGGGCAGTTCGACGCCGCGGCCATCGCCGCCGAGGTGCGCACGCTCGATCCCACCCGACCCATCGACCACGCCAGCGGCTGGCACGATCAGGGCGCGGGCGACCTGCACAGCCTGCACGTCTACTTCCGCGCATTCCGCGTGAAGAACGCCTGGTCCTCCGACCCGCGCGCGCTCGCGTTGACCGAATACGGCGGCTACAGCCTCGTCGTTCCGGGGCACGAATGGGGCGAGCGGGTGTTCGGGTACAAGAAGTTCACGTCTGCGGGCGACCTCGAGACGGCCTTCGTGCGCCTGCACGACCGCGAGATCGCGCCCGCGGTCGCCCGAGGCCTCGCGGCGATCGTCTACACGCAGCTCAGCGACGTGGAGGATGAGGTGAACGGACTCGTCACGTACGACCGTCGTGTCGTGAAGATCCCCGCCGCGTCCGTGCGCGCCGTCAATGAGAAGCTCGTTGCGGCCGCCACCGCAGCTTCGGAAGGAAGCCTCACATGA
- a CDS encoding FAD-dependent oxidoreductase, with the protein MPEPPAVVRAYREAATRVITVQELREIPVFRALPDATLDYLARAVEDIRLLPGEYFAHEGDERALFVVVEGLAELTKVVNGEERVIGTRKPGQLFGEVPMTLSTNFPASGRAKGAARILRLEVPVYYSLAAMAPSVPAFVGGLARRYLDSLQEMAAEQPQIEARVIGPRIDPNVREIANFLTRNHVPFERDDPAPGSAPDAAPILELRDGSRRVAPSLRDVAEAVGLDVEPSTDEYDVVVLGAGPAGLTAAVNAAAEGLRVVVIESQTPGGQAGTSTRIENYTGFPYGISGDDLASRALTQAKRLGAEIVVTRTVEAIDPVRHEIVLAGGAALTAPVAIVATGVEWRTLPVPSVDRYLGKGVYYGAARSDSAIAQGQDICIIGAGNSAGQAAVFFSRHARSVTMLVRGESLGASMSRYLIDQIAANAQIRVEPFSEVVGLHGDTDLEGADVLEKSSGTTTRRAFAVIFVMIGADAVTGWLPPAVARDPHGFIFTGADAAATWPLERRPFALETSAPGIFAIGDVRSGSVKRVAAGVGEGGMAIAFVHQYLALREGRAQGR; encoded by the coding sequence GTGCCCGAACCGCCAGCTGTCGTCCGCGCCTATCGCGAGGCGGCGACCCGCGTGATCACCGTCCAGGAGTTGCGCGAGATCCCGGTGTTCCGCGCGCTGCCGGACGCGACGCTGGATTACCTGGCACGTGCGGTGGAAGATATCCGCCTGCTGCCCGGCGAGTACTTCGCGCACGAGGGCGACGAGCGCGCCCTGTTCGTCGTGGTCGAAGGACTTGCCGAGCTGACGAAGGTCGTCAACGGCGAGGAGCGGGTGATCGGCACCCGCAAACCGGGGCAGCTGTTCGGCGAGGTGCCGATGACGCTGAGCACCAACTTCCCGGCCAGCGGACGCGCCAAAGGTGCGGCGCGGATCCTCCGGCTGGAGGTCCCGGTCTACTACTCCCTCGCGGCGATGGCGCCGTCGGTGCCGGCGTTCGTGGGGGGCCTCGCCCGCCGCTACCTGGATTCGCTGCAGGAGATGGCCGCCGAGCAGCCGCAGATCGAGGCGCGCGTGATCGGACCGCGCATCGACCCGAACGTCCGCGAGATCGCCAACTTCCTCACGCGCAATCACGTCCCGTTCGAGCGCGACGATCCCGCGCCGGGGTCCGCGCCCGACGCTGCCCCGATCCTCGAGCTGCGCGACGGCTCACGCCGCGTCGCACCGAGCCTGCGCGATGTCGCCGAGGCTGTGGGGTTGGACGTGGAACCGTCCACCGACGAGTACGACGTCGTCGTTCTGGGGGCCGGGCCTGCGGGACTGACCGCCGCCGTCAACGCGGCCGCGGAGGGGCTCCGCGTCGTCGTGATCGAGAGTCAGACTCCGGGCGGGCAGGCCGGCACCTCGACACGGATCGAGAACTACACCGGGTTTCCGTACGGCATCTCCGGAGACGACCTGGCGAGCCGCGCCCTCACCCAGGCGAAGCGCCTCGGCGCGGAGATCGTCGTGACGAGGACGGTCGAGGCGATCGACCCGGTCCGCCACGAGATCGTGCTGGCCGGGGGCGCCGCGCTGACGGCGCCGGTCGCGATCGTCGCCACCGGCGTCGAGTGGCGCACGCTGCCGGTGCCCTCCGTGGATCGCTATCTCGGCAAGGGGGTGTATTACGGGGCTGCCCGCAGCGACTCCGCGATCGCGCAGGGACAGGACATCTGCATCATCGGGGCCGGGAATTCGGCCGGGCAGGCGGCAGTCTTCTTCTCCCGGCACGCTCGTTCCGTGACGATGCTGGTGCGCGGCGAATCGCTCGGAGCGAGCATGTCGCGCTACCTCATCGACCAGATCGCCGCCAACGCGCAGATCCGGGTCGAGCCGTTCAGCGAAGTGGTGGGGCTGCACGGCGACACCGACCTCGAAGGCGCCGACGTTCTCGAGAAGTCGTCCGGAACGACCACCCGTCGCGCGTTCGCGGTCATCTTCGTCATGATCGGTGCCGACGCGGTCACCGGGTGGCTCCCGCCCGCTGTGGCGCGGGACCCGCACGGCTTCATCTTCACGGGAGCGGATGCCGCGGCCACCTGGCCGCTCGAGCGTCGCCCGTTCGCCCTGGAGACGAGCGCTCCCGGCATCTTCGCGATCGGCGACGTGCGATCGGGGTCGGTGAAGCGGGTGGCGGCCGGAGTGGGCGAGGGCGGCATGGCCATCGCGTTCGTGCACCAGTACCTGGCGCTGCGGGAGGGCCGGGCTCAGGGTCGTTGA
- a CDS encoding L-serine ammonia-lyase, iron-sulfur-dependent, subunit alpha has protein sequence MSAYISAFELFSIGVGPSSSHTVGPMRAARDFAARLRAGGDLERLARVDGTLYGSLGATGIGHGTPDAVVVGLGGAEPETVDPAAVRGAWTGWPEGRALFVDGTTPVPFAKSDIAFESRTRLPGHPNAMTLRAYATTDPDALPFATETYYSIGGGFIRRDGEPPRVASHDFPLAFDDAQSLLALCDERGITIAEAARINEETLRPDAEVAAGLDRIWDAMAACVEAGLHHDGVLPGMLKVKRRASAIRVQLQESEAHGHRELPGEWLGAFALAVNEENAAGGRVVTAPTNGAAGILPAVAMYWWRFLAGSGLGAGNAVTPHGELVGSALLGFGATASARQLGPILTDELEEEAVAEANRRRGIRRFLLTATALGSLFKANASISGAEGGCQAEVGSACAMAAGGLTAVMGGTNRQIENAAEIAMEHHLGLTCDPVGGLVQIPCIERNAIAASTAVTAARLALRGDGSHYVSLDAVVETMRQTGIDMSHKYKETSEGGLAVNVIEC, from the coding sequence GTGAGCGCATACATCTCCGCGTTCGAGTTGTTCTCCATCGGCGTGGGACCCTCGAGCTCGCACACGGTCGGCCCGATGCGGGCCGCCCGTGATTTCGCCGCACGCTTGCGCGCCGGCGGAGACCTCGAGCGCCTCGCCCGCGTCGACGGCACCCTCTACGGATCGCTCGGCGCGACCGGCATCGGCCACGGCACGCCCGACGCCGTCGTCGTCGGCCTCGGTGGGGCGGAGCCGGAGACGGTCGACCCCGCCGCCGTCCGCGGCGCGTGGACCGGCTGGCCGGAGGGTCGCGCGCTCTTCGTCGACGGCACGACGCCGGTGCCGTTCGCCAAGTCCGACATCGCCTTCGAATCCCGCACGCGGCTGCCAGGGCATCCGAACGCCATGACCCTGCGGGCGTACGCCACGACGGATCCGGATGCCTTGCCTTTCGCCACTGAGACGTACTACTCGATCGGCGGTGGCTTCATCCGCCGCGACGGCGAACCGCCACGGGTGGCGAGCCACGACTTCCCGCTCGCCTTCGATGACGCGCAATCGCTGCTCGCGCTGTGCGACGAGCGCGGCATCACGATCGCCGAAGCCGCGCGGATCAACGAGGAGACGCTGCGCCCCGACGCGGAGGTCGCGGCCGGACTCGACCGGATCTGGGATGCGATGGCCGCGTGCGTGGAGGCGGGCCTGCACCACGACGGCGTGCTGCCGGGCATGCTCAAGGTCAAGCGCCGCGCCTCGGCGATCCGGGTCCAGCTGCAGGAGTCCGAGGCGCACGGTCACCGCGAGCTGCCGGGGGAGTGGCTGGGGGCGTTCGCGCTCGCCGTCAACGAGGAGAACGCCGCCGGCGGTCGCGTGGTCACCGCGCCGACCAATGGTGCCGCCGGGATCCTCCCCGCCGTCGCGATGTACTGGTGGCGCTTCCTCGCCGGCTCCGGGCTCGGTGCGGGCAACGCCGTCACGCCGCACGGCGAACTCGTCGGCAGCGCGCTTCTCGGCTTCGGTGCCACCGCGTCCGCGCGGCAGCTCGGCCCGATCCTCACCGATGAGCTCGAGGAGGAGGCGGTGGCCGAGGCGAACCGTCGCCGCGGCATCCGTCGCTTCCTGCTGACGGCCACCGCGCTGGGCTCGCTGTTCAAGGCGAACGCCTCGATCTCGGGGGCGGAGGGCGGGTGCCAGGCGGAGGTCGGCTCGGCGTGCGCGATGGCCGCGGGCGGCCTGACCGCCGTCATGGGCGGCACGAACCGGCAGATCGAGAACGCCGCCGAGATCGCGATGGAGCACCACCTCGGTCTCACGTGCGATCCGGTCGGCGGCCTCGTGCAGATCCCGTGCATCGAGCGCAACGCCATCGCGGCATCGACCGCGGTGACCGCTGCCCGGCTCGCGCTGCGCGGCGACGGCTCGCACTACGTCTCGCTCGACGCCGTCGTCGAGACCATGCGGCAGACCGGCATCGACATGTCGCACAAGTACAAGGAGACGAGCGAGGGCGGTCTCGCCGTCAACGTCATCGAGTGCTGA
- a CDS encoding DUF2804 domain-containing protein — protein sequence MIERELTAAASLTLPNGRLNRDAVGWMRQPLLDTSGIDGRHVWGRNKRWEYWNVITPTHILALTVSSIDYAAVHEVWIFDRATEQVRHRSISAVGGKATLPGSLEGGPSRARAKGLSIDIDEVDGGTRLRAAIDGASFDVVADLPAGHERLGVVVPWNDRLFQYTVKDVARPASGRVAIDGTVFEVPAGESWAVLDHGRGRWPYDISWNWGAGSGVFDGRTIGIQVGARWTTGTGSTENSFYVDGTIHKISEELHWDYDLAEWRRPWRLTGGGLDATFTPFYNKQSATNLLVVASRTDQCFGRWSGTFTDAAGTRIPFADIVGFAEDVHNRW from the coding sequence ATGATCGAGCGCGAGCTCACTGCCGCCGCATCCCTCACCCTCCCGAACGGTCGCCTGAACCGCGATGCGGTCGGATGGATGCGGCAGCCGCTGCTGGACACGTCCGGCATCGACGGTCGCCATGTCTGGGGTCGCAACAAGCGCTGGGAGTACTGGAACGTCATCACCCCGACGCACATCCTCGCCCTGACCGTCTCGTCGATCGACTATGCGGCCGTGCACGAGGTGTGGATCTTCGACCGGGCGACCGAGCAGGTGCGCCATCGCTCGATCAGTGCCGTCGGCGGCAAGGCGACGCTGCCCGGGTCGCTCGAGGGCGGACCCTCGCGGGCGCGGGCCAAGGGGCTGTCGATCGACATCGACGAGGTCGACGGCGGGACCCGGCTGCGGGCCGCGATCGACGGCGCCTCGTTCGATGTCGTGGCAGATCTGCCCGCCGGGCACGAGCGATTGGGCGTCGTGGTGCCGTGGAACGATCGGCTGTTCCAATACACGGTCAAGGACGTGGCTCGGCCTGCGTCGGGTCGCGTCGCGATCGACGGCACCGTGTTCGAGGTGCCTGCGGGGGAGTCCTGGGCGGTGCTGGACCACGGTCGTGGCCGCTGGCCGTACGACATCTCCTGGAACTGGGGAGCGGGCTCCGGCGTGTTCGATGGGCGGACCATCGGTATCCAGGTCGGTGCGCGGTGGACGACCGGCACGGGCTCGACCGAGAACTCGTTCTACGTGGACGGGACGATCCACAAGATCAGCGAGGAGCTGCACTGGGACTACGACCTCGCCGAATGGCGCCGGCCGTGGCGCCTCACGGGCGGTGGCCTCGACGCCACCTTCACGCCGTTCTACAACAAGCAGTCCGCGACGAACCTCCTCGTCGTCGCATCGCGCACCGACCAGTGCTTCGGTCGCTGGTCGGGAACCTTCACGGATGCCGCGGGAACCCGCATCCCGTTCGCGGACATCGTCGGCTTCGCGGAGGACGTGCACAACCGCTGGTGA
- a CDS encoding MFS transporter: MHARPRSTQELTDRVKAPLAARTWTTIVVIGLVGQLAWTVENMYLNVFVYNTITDDPNVIATLVAASAVAATLATMLIGAASDRARTRRPFIAIGYVLWGATTAVFGFIQPDAAAGVPPTAQAVGFAVVAIVVLDCIMSFFGSGANDAAFNAWVTESTVPANRGRVDGVLAIMPLMGMLIVFGALDGLTQQGEWKLFFGIVGAVTAVVGVLAWFLVRDAPTIQPTPDGYVASVLYGLRPSTIAHQPRLYITLAAYAIIGTSTQVFIPYLIIYIQRYLRIDGYAIVLGSTLILAAIISVLGGRVIDRIGKQRAILPATALMVLGLVAMFFARGMLPVIIAGTVMMGGFMLSIAAVSASVRDATPIDRVGMVQGLRMIAAVLIPMVIGPFIGAAVIVGANETYEDLGVIKQVPTPWIFLAAAVVALLVVIPVMALRATEKRERAGA, translated from the coding sequence ATGCACGCTCGCCCCCGCTCCACGCAGGAGCTCACCGACCGCGTGAAGGCACCCCTCGCCGCGCGCACCTGGACCACGATCGTGGTCATCGGCCTGGTCGGCCAGCTCGCCTGGACCGTCGAGAACATGTACCTCAACGTGTTCGTCTACAACACGATCACCGACGACCCGAACGTCATTGCGACGCTGGTGGCGGCATCCGCCGTCGCCGCCACCTTGGCGACGATGCTCATCGGCGCCGCCTCAGACCGTGCGCGCACGCGTCGCCCGTTCATCGCGATCGGGTACGTGCTGTGGGGTGCGACGACGGCGGTGTTCGGATTCATCCAGCCGGATGCTGCCGCCGGCGTCCCCCCGACCGCGCAGGCTGTCGGATTCGCCGTCGTCGCGATCGTGGTGCTCGACTGCATCATGTCGTTCTTCGGCTCGGGTGCCAACGATGCGGCGTTCAACGCGTGGGTCACCGAGTCGACCGTGCCCGCCAACCGCGGCCGGGTGGACGGCGTGCTCGCGATCATGCCGTTGATGGGCATGCTCATCGTGTTCGGCGCGCTCGACGGTCTCACCCAGCAGGGGGAGTGGAAGCTGTTCTTCGGCATCGTCGGCGCGGTCACCGCGGTCGTCGGCGTGCTCGCCTGGTTCCTGGTGCGCGATGCCCCGACGATCCAGCCGACGCCCGACGGGTACGTGGCCTCCGTGCTGTACGGCCTGCGTCCCTCGACGATCGCCCATCAGCCGCGGCTCTACATCACGCTCGCGGCATACGCGATCATCGGCACCAGCACCCAGGTGTTCATCCCGTACCTGATCATCTACATCCAGCGGTATCTGCGCATCGACGGATACGCGATCGTGCTCGGCAGCACCCTCATCCTCGCCGCGATCATCAGTGTGCTCGGCGGTCGCGTCATCGACCGGATCGGCAAGCAGCGTGCCATCCTCCCCGCCACGGCGCTCATGGTCCTGGGGCTGGTGGCGATGTTCTTCGCGCGCGGGATGCTGCCGGTGATCATCGCCGGCACCGTGATGATGGGTGGGTTCATGCTGTCGATCGCGGCGGTCTCGGCGAGCGTGCGCGATGCGACGCCGATCGACCGCGTGGGCATGGTGCAGGGTCTGCGGATGATCGCGGCGGTGCTCATCCCGATGGTGATCGGGCCGTTCATCGGCGCAGCCGTGATCGTGGGGGCCAACGAGACCTACGAGGACCTCGGCGTCATCAAGCAGGTCCCGACCCCGTGGATCTTCCTCGCCGCAGCGGTCGTCGCCCTGCTCGTCGTGATCCCCGTGATGGCCCTCCGCGCGACCGAGAAGCGGGAGCGTGCCGGCGCATGA